The Humulus lupulus chromosome 4, drHumLupu1.1, whole genome shotgun sequence genome has a window encoding:
- the LOC133831900 gene encoding uncharacterized protein LOC133831900 translates to MGALFLNMFKDWCFLSNNAWFNNGRILLVWNPNVFSVDIRICSSQCIHCWLTPQNGSNGFFCTFVYAFNDEERRRVLWQQFRDMQIKEPWILLGDFNATINTEERIGDRVRSLYFESFYNCLLDYDLTDIPFHGFFFTWNNKQVSSDHIIAKLDRVLGNATWFENFPQAHACFLPEGLFDHSPAVVSLSQNMELGKKPFRYFKMWQKFTDYHQYVSEAWSYRVQGSPMFKVVAKLRRVKSALKKLNTCIVGDISASFLKSEQLLHHMQQQVNDDPLNTQYIADELKHMQEHNVYREAYMDFLRQKSKLSWLHSGDANTQIFHRMIRQRRVHNSVMAIHDEQGN, encoded by the coding sequence ATGGGGGCCTTATTCCTAAATATGTTTAAGGATTGGTGTTTTTTGTCTAATAATGCGTGGTTTAATAATGGGAGGATTTTATTGGTTTGGAATCCAAATGTCTTCTCTGTGGATATCAGGATCTGTTCTAGTCAATGCATTCATTGTTGGTTAACCCCTCAAAATGGATCAAATGGTTTTTTCTGTACATTTGTATATGCTTTTAATGATGAGGAGCGCAGGAGAGTTTTATGGCAGCAATTTAGAGATATGCAGATTAAAGAACCATGGATTTTGCTTGGTGATTTCAATGCTACCATTAATACGGAAGAAAGAATTGGTGACAGAGTTAGATCCCTCTATTTTGAATCCTTTTATAACTGTCTTCTTGATTATGATTTGACTGATATTCCTTTCCATGGTTTTTTTTTCACATGGAATAACAAGCAAGTTTCTTCTGATCATATAATTGCTAAGCTTGATAGAGTATTGGGTAATGCAACTTGGTTTGAAAATTTTCCTCAGGCGCATGCTTGTTTTTTACCGGAGGGTCTTTTTGATCACTCTCCAGCAGTGGTTTCTCTGAGTCAAAATATGGAGTTAGGAAAGAAGCCTTTTCGCTACTTCAAGATGTGGCAAAAATTCACAGATTATCATCAATATGTCAGTGAGGCGTGGAGTTATAGGGTGCAGGGATCTCCTATGTTCAAAGTTGTGGCCAAACTCAGAAGAGTTAAAAGTGCTTTGAAAAAGCTGAATACATGTATAGTTGGAGATATCAGTGCTTCTTTTTTAAAATCTGAACAACTTCTTCATCATATGCAGCAGCAAGTAAATGATGACCCTCTTAATACTCAATATATTGCAGATGAATTGAAGCACATGCAGGAGCATAATGTTTATAGAGAAGCATATATGGATTTTTTGAGACAAAAGTCTAAGTTGTCTTGGCTGCATTCAGGGGATGCCAATACTCAAATATTTCATAGAATGATTAGGCAAAGAAGAGTGCATAATTCAGTCATGGCTATTCATGATGAGCAAGGTAATTAG